A window of the Planctomycetota bacterium genome harbors these coding sequences:
- a CDS encoding serine/threonine protein kinase: MHRDNLARVAGAFLAIGAVSRAAAEDWPRFRGPDGRGIAASAVPWRWGDGTNVRWRTPLPGAGSSSPIVHGDRVYVTAWSGGQGKGALVRHLLAVDRADGRIAWQRNVAATGTDDAYQGYLTEHGYASSTPVTDGRTVVAHFGKGGVVAWDRDGTELWRADVGQESSNRRWGSAASPVIVGELVIVSAAEESQSLRAFELRTGKPVWKAEASALELAYGTPVAVTLDDGTVELVLAVPEEVWGLDPATGKTRWYATTALTGNVSPSVVVDGTTLYVFGGFRSAGAVALRAGGRGDVSKTHVLWTSRSSSYVATPVLHDGHLYWIDDRGQAHCIQARDGRAVYRERVEGLAGGGGRPVYASPVVSDGRIIVVSRWGGTSVLPAEPRFEILAHNVFADDDSDSSATPAIADGALFLRSGRFLTCIGH, from the coding sequence ATGCACCGTGACAATCTGGCCCGCGTGGCGGGGGCGTTCCTCGCGATCGGTGCAGTCTCGAGAGCCGCCGCCGAGGATTGGCCGCGCTTCCGTGGGCCCGACGGCCGCGGGATCGCCGCCTCGGCCGTGCCATGGCGCTGGGGCGACGGAACCAACGTCCGCTGGCGCACGCCGCTCCCTGGGGCCGGGTCGTCGAGCCCGATCGTCCATGGCGATCGTGTCTATGTCACCGCCTGGTCCGGTGGCCAGGGAAAGGGGGCGCTGGTGCGCCACCTGCTGGCCGTCGACCGCGCCGACGGCCGGATCGCGTGGCAGCGCAACGTCGCCGCGACCGGCACCGACGACGCCTACCAGGGGTATCTCACCGAGCATGGCTACGCCAGCAGCACGCCGGTGACCGACGGCCGCACCGTCGTCGCCCACTTCGGCAAGGGGGGCGTTGTCGCCTGGGACCGCGACGGCACCGAGCTGTGGCGCGCCGACGTCGGCCAGGAGTCGAGCAACCGGCGCTGGGGGTCGGCCGCCAGCCCGGTGATCGTCGGGGAGCTGGTGATCGTCAGCGCCGCCGAGGAGAGCCAGTCGCTCCGCGCGTTCGAGCTGCGGACCGGCAAGCCTGTCTGGAAGGCGGAGGCCTCGGCCCTCGAGCTGGCCTACGGCACGCCGGTCGCCGTGACACTCGACGACGGCACCGTGGAGTTGGTGCTGGCGGTGCCCGAGGAGGTGTGGGGGCTCGACCCCGCCACCGGCAAGACACGCTGGTACGCGACGACGGCGCTGACGGGCAACGTGTCGCCGAGCGTGGTCGTCGACGGGACGACGCTGTACGTGTTCGGCGGGTTCCGCTCGGCCGGGGCGGTGGCGCTGCGCGCGGGTGGCCGTGGCGACGTCAGCAAGACCCACGTCCTGTGGACAAGCCGGTCGAGCTCGTACGTCGCCACGCCGGTCCTCCACGACGGGCATCTGTATTGGATCGACGATCGCGGTCAGGCCCACTGCATCCAGGCGCGCGACGGAAGGGCCGTCTACCGCGAGCGGGTCGAAGGGTTGGCCGGCGGGGGCGGTCGGCCGGTATACGCCTCGCCGGTCGTCTCCGACGGGCGGATCATCGTCGTCAGCCGGTGGGGCGGCACGTCCGTGCTGCCGGCCGAACCGCGCTTCGAGATCCTCGCCCACAACGTCTTCGCCGACGACGACAGCGATTCGAGCGCCACGCCGGCGATCGCCGACGGTGCCCTGTTCCTCCGCTCGGGCCGGTTCCTGACCTGCATCGGCCACTGA